The following proteins come from a genomic window of Rutidosis leptorrhynchoides isolate AG116_Rl617_1_P2 chromosome 10, CSIRO_AGI_Rlap_v1, whole genome shotgun sequence:
- the LOC139873310 gene encoding uncharacterized protein produces the protein MKNNSGTRNPNNNQRSNFVAPVNNHNKFKKNKSRLGGSGLSLQAFANAKSKNDGYNPALIKKQREFYKNAKYVSKYKKLQKQPNQGESSTQLVEDRSENKEVSEKYQGKRRNGKKTAYCLDAIYSKKREEEERARMEKEAIFTAKKEEKEKSEFRRKTQRENMLKRTKSGQPVMKYRLERLLQTIQGSTK, from the exons ATGAAAAACAACAGCGGTACAAGAAACCCTAACAATAATCAGAGATCAAATTTTGTAGCTCCAGTTAATAATCACAACAAATTTAAGAAAAACAAATCGAGATTAGGTGGTAGCGGACTTTCGCTCCAAGCATTTGCTAATGCGAAATCCAAAAACGACGGTTACAATCCGGCGCTAATCA aAAAGCAAAGAGAGTTCTACAAAAATGCAAAATACGTTAGcaaatacaagaaactacagaagcAACCAAACCAAGGGGAAAGCTCTACCCAACTCGTAGAG GATAGAAGTGAAAACAAGGAAGTTAGTGAGAAGTACCAAGGAAAGCGGAGAAATGGGAAGAAGACTGCATATTGTCTAGATGCTATTTATAGTAAGAAGCGGGAGGAGGAAGAAAGGGCAAGAATGGAAAAGGAGGCAATATTTACAGccaaaaaagaagaaaaagaaaaatcaGAATTTCGTCGTAAAACTCAGAGGGAAAACATGTTGAAGAGAACGAAATCAGGTCAGCCGGTAATGAAGTACCGACTTGAACGTCTGTTGCAGACAATTCAAGGTTCGACAAAGTAA